The genomic interval TGGTATTTCGGGAACAAGAAATCCATGTTGATACCAAATTGTTTGTTTCGAGTTGGGGGTTCGGCTGTTTTGTTGTCGAACATGAGTAAAGATAAGAGGAGGGCCAAGTACCAGCTTGTTCATCTGGTGAGGACTCATAAAGGTTCCGATGACAAGGCGTTTCGGTGTGTGTATCAGGAGCAGGATGATGCAGGGAAAACTGGTGTTTCTTTGTCCAAAGATCTTATGGCTATCGCTGGTGGGGCGCTCAAGACTAATATCACCACGTTGGGTCCTTTAGTACTACCGGTCAGTGAGCAACTTTTGTTCTTTGCAAAATTGATACTGAAGAAGTTTCTTAACAAGAATGTGAAGCCTTATATCCCAGATTTTAAGTTGGCATTTGATCATTTCTGCATACATGCTGGGggaagggctgtgattgatgaGCTGGAGAAAAACCTGCAGTTGCTGCCGGTCCACGTGGAGGCTTCCAGGATGACACTGCACCGGTTTGGGAACACTTCTTCGAGCTCCATTTGGTATGAGCTGGCTTATATTGAAGCAAAAGGGAGGATTCGTAGGGGTCACAGAGTGTGGCAGATTGCCTTCGGAAGTGGTTTCAAATGTAATAGCGCAGTGTGGGAGGCGATTCGGAATGTTAAACCATCTAAAAATGGGCCTTGGGCAGATTGTATCGACAGGTACCCTGTAAAAGTAGTCTCTTAGCATATCAAACTATCATTTCGTTGTTTACAATAGGAGGCCCTCGTTTGGAATTTAAGTTTCGTTTTCTCCTAAGTTTGCGTTCTACTTAGTGACTTCTCAATCTTGTACTGTGGAAGAATTACTTAATCATCTGTTGAGGTAGCCAGTAATAAGTCTATTCTCATGTCTAACAGGCTTCTCTACGttcttaaaaaatttcatgtttacATTTTAGTCAGAATGTTGATTGAATTTACAGCAGTTAGTTTGACTtcattttcatgcaaaaaacCTCAAAAGTTTTTCAAACGTTGTCAAGAATGGATATTGTCATCCTTACATGTAGTCACTGAAGATGGTTAGAAATGTTCATCGGGTCATGAAAGTTGACTTTTCGTCACCACAAGATCAATCATGATTCATACATCCCATCATTTTACTCCAATATATGAACCGCATCCTTTTTTTATAAGACATCAGTCGAACCATGTATATCGGCTTTCCATTAGTCCAACGCATCTAATCTATATCACGAGCCAAGGAGAATAAACTTGGGACAACTCCCAATTCTGATACGAATTTGAAGATGAATCGAGCTTCTTAAGCAAGTATTCTCAATGAACTCGAAATCCTTGATCTTGGAGAAAGTGAACTCCATGTCTGTTCAAGATCACAgcttattatatataatttggatTTGCTCAAGTTTTTATTTAGTTGACCATGTATGATCCCTGATTGAGATCTCAtcctatttattattattattatttatcatttgaACTTTTTGTAGCTGTAGCTGTAGCTGTGGCTGTAGCTGTAGCTGGCACCAGCCAATTCTACATGGTGTGTTACACAAATTAGATTAGTATCCGACTGCATCATTGTTGTGGTCGTCCCATCCAATGTATGGCTGTTTTTAGATTTTAGCATGTGAAATTCTGTGAagccattttattttttgttggcCACGATTTGACATGTAATTAGCTATTGCGTAGGATTCTAAGGCAATAATTGGTATCCAAattcttctaaaaaaaatttaaattaactaAGAAAGCATACtgttatgttttattttttattttaattgacgTCATGTTTTATGTACTGTTGtctattgttgttgttttttttttttaataattgttttCTTTTCGTTTAACAaggacaattttttttaaattattaatcgaTTATTTTGACAAGGGAAGTCATTCACAAAACATATCGACCTCACTTGCTTGGACGGCAAACAGGCAAAGTAACAAAATATAATGAATTGCTAATatcaaatgttatattttaataatatttttagaactacttaaataaaaaattttgagccTGAATTTTATTCAATGATGATTAAAGATATAGCAATAACTTCATAATACTAAATGCGAACAAATTTATATTAAGAGCGCAGGGATTTGAAAAATAACAAGGGTCAAACATGTCTCCACAATTTATTTACCTAAtgtgctgaaattttttaaaaaaaatatgaataactTATCTTACCATGGTTTCAAGAATCCAGGTTTCTTTATTCTCTTTTTTTacagaaacaaaaaattaatcGCACAACCGATTCATGTGGTCGATATTACGATCACCAACAAAAAAAGGGGTAATAACAAATGGGTAAATGTACCAGAATACAAAAATTCATCTAAAAGAGAACTGGATTTCTTCTAAGGTTTTTCCCTTGGTCTCGGGAACCCAAATTGCCACAAATGCCACACTCAAAACGCACATGACCATGTATATGGTGAAACTTCCTGTAAACGGGTTAGAAATTAGCCAAATCATATCTTTTCAGCATATAATTTGCGTACTGTGTGTTTAGTAGCATTGACAAGCAAATAGAGGAAAGGTCGGACAAACCTCCGCTGCTCCAAGCCAGTAATAACGGTGCGGTCATAGTAATGATCCAAGAGAAGAGCCAGTTCGCCAAAGTTGCCACACTCCCAGACAGACTTTTCACTTTCACCGGGAGAATCTATGGTAACCATATACAAGGTGAACATGTCAAGGTTTCTAAAACAGAGGCTTTTCTTTAACTAAGTGGCATTTGGACGGACTTTTGATCCAAATTTCATTTCgcattcaaatataaaattgtttgctgtttttttataaaaaaaaaatggcagAGTACTTTCACAGTCTCACGGGGTAAAGGGCTTACTTTCAAACTGCTATCGGAGAACTTAACACTtggaaaaaatttatattatatcaaaCATAAGATACTTATTCAAGCTAATAACTTATCTAACCAAATTTGCccattaaaacaattaatctGCATCATAATATTCCAAACAATTCGGATAATGAAGTGGGTAGTACCTCAGACATTATAAGCCATGGAATTGGCCCCATCCCAAGTGAAAAAGACACAATCATCAACTACAATGTGGAAAAAGAGaggcaaaaaaaattatttaacaaagTAGAAAAACACGTGCAGATAAAAAGTCAAGAATCATTATTTGCATCTTTGACAAGACATACCAGCACCCCAACTACGGATAGAATTCCCAGTATGCCATAAAATGAAGAATCCTCTGCTACAATGCCCTTAAATTGCAAAAGTTTCAAAGATGATTGTACCAAGAATAAAAATCGAATAACAAGTATCTAAATGTCATCAATACCAACAACTCGTCCTCTGTTCTAAAAATAAGATAAACTAATTCATTACCTTAAGAAAAAATGAAACAGAAACAAGTAGAAGACTAAGAACCATGCCAGAAGATGATACCTGAACAAAAAAGTTATGTACCTGTCATGCAATCTAGTACATATAAAccttatgattattttatttcttcaaCTTACGATTAGAAGAACCCTACGGCCAGTTCTGTCCATCAACCACGTAGCAACGGCAGTTGCAATCACCTAAACAATCCTGAATTTCAGATCTTTGAACGAGTTTGCGAATGCTCGCGCAAACTAAAATtagcaaaaatattttctaatctTACCTGAATAATGCCCACGCCAACAGTCGCAGCATTGCTGGATGTGATTCCTGTTTATGCATAAAAAGCTCTTatatttgaaaaaagaaaaattaaaacacacaaGATAAAAATGTATTATCCCCATGCACATGAAAAAATGGTGGTAGCTTTTACCCACCAGCGGATTCAAATATATTAGAAGAATAGAAGATGACGCCATTAATTCCAGATAGCTGCTGGAGAATGAGTAACCCAATTCCTATCTGTGGAAGATATGTAAAGGGGACTCGAGTAAGATTGTGCCAAACTTAAAATCAGGTTACAAACACAAGTATGGGAAAGTTCGGTAATAAATGGGTACCATCAGAGGTAACCAATATCTTCTTGATTTGAGTTCTGCGAAGTGGAGTGTCGTTCTTCTACTCGTTGAAGCTACAGACCTCTGCAAGAACCCAGAAAAAATGTATCGGGGTATAAAACATGTTcacaatcaagaaaatgattATATTGTCCTACGAATCAAAGGggaatattttttaagaaataatgTTGCAGAAGAAAATAAACCTGTTTTAGGACGAATAGAACTATTTGAGAAAATATACCTTGATCTCATTTACTTCAAGAGTAATATCGGCGTCAAAACCTCGAAGAACTTGCAAAGAGGCTTCAAAATCATCAGTCATTCCCATTTTAGcctaatttaaaaaaaatgatacgtTTTAGTACTTCAACTGAGCTAAAATAAACTTGATAAAATAAATCGTTTGTGGCCTCACCAACCACCGAGGAGATTCAGGGATGAAAAATAGGCCAGGTATCAATATCAGACAAGGTAATATTCCTGTGAACGGAGATGAAAAAATTAGTCACTGTCAGGAAACATTGTTGCAAACCTATTATCGCTTATGCAGAATTTTTTTCATCGTTTCAAAAGGT from Primulina huaijiensis isolate GDHJ02 unplaced genomic scaffold, ASM1229523v2 scaffold42647, whole genome shotgun sequence carries:
- the LOC140969731 gene encoding sugar transporter ERD6-like 6, with the protein product MSFREDGEDGRGDLRKPFLHTGSWYRMGSRQSSLMGSTQAIRDNSVSVLACVLIVALGPIQFGFTCGYSSPTQTAITKDLGLTVSQFSLFGSLSNVGAMVGAISSGQIAEYIGRKGSLMIAAIPNIIGWLAISFARDISFLFMGRLLEGFGVGIISYTVPVYIAEIAPQNLRGALGSVNQLSVTIGILLSYLLGLLVDWRLLAVLGILPCLILIPGLFFIPESPRWLAKMGMTDDFEASLQVLRGFDADITLEVNEIKRSVASTSRRTTLHFAELKSRRYWLPLMIGIGLLILQQLSGINGVIFYSSNIFESAGITSSNAATVGVGIIQVIATAVATWLMDRTGRRVLLIVSSSGMVLSLLLVSVSFFLKGIVAEDSSFYGILGILSVVGVLLMIVSFSLGMGPIPWLIMSEILPVKVKSLSGSVATLANWLFSWIITMTAPLLLAWSSGGSFTIYMVMCVLSVAFVAIWVPETKGKTLEEIQFSFR
- the LOC140969733 gene encoding 3-ketoacyl-CoA synthase 4, which produces MIVNKYKLRGNIRSFNLGGMGCSAGVIAIDLAKDMLQVHGNTYAVVVSTENITQNWYFGNKKSMLIPNCLFRVGGSAVLLSNMSKDKRRAKYQLVHLVRTHKGSDDKAFRCVYQEQDDAGKTGVSLSKDLMAIAGGALKTNITTLGPLVLPVSEQLLFFAKLILKKFLNKNVKPYIPDFKLAFDHFCIHAGGRAVIDELEKNLQLLPVHVEASRMTLHRFGNTSSSSIWYELAYIEAKGRIRRGHRVWQIAFGSGFKCNSAVWEAIRNVKPSKNGPWADCIDRYPVKVVS